In Lolium rigidum isolate FL_2022 chromosome 3, APGP_CSIRO_Lrig_0.1, whole genome shotgun sequence, the genomic window GCAAAGAATAAGGCACATGCAAAGTGTTTTCAACCGAGAGAGGAACAAATTCAGGAATAGTTATGAAAGTTGGAAGGAGAATGGCCCCCCAGGTGGATATAATTACATCCCACGGGATGACTGGTATTGGCAGTCTGATACATCTAACtcggaaaataaaaataaacggaCATATACACCAGCGGGACCTAGGGGTTATCCTATGTCACATCATTATTCAGTTCTTGGTCTTGACAGGTATTTCCATATTTGCTTAAACCTCTAACTGTATATTCCTTTTCATCTAATCTGCTTATTGCATGGCTATTGGTTATTCATGGTCATACCTTCACAAGAGACTTTCTAGTTCCTTACACAGGATTAAAAATGGAGTGTGTTTATGAGTGATTCAATTGATTTGCTATGCACTATAATTCCTCAAAGTAAAAAAATGCTAAGAACCTCAGACTGTATGTTGCAAGATTCAAAGGAAGGGAGCTGAGGCATTTGGTTAGATTTGCAAGCTCTACTACATACCATTTCATATTTTTCTCATCTattaacttgatttttttttcacccAAGCACCCCAACACTACCAATTATGCTTGCTTGTTCTAGCTGATATGTCAATCTGATAATTAATCTTTGTTATTTCACCTTTATGATGTGTTTGGGATTTAGTCGATCACTTGTTTGAAGAATAATAGGCAGACCTACTTTGCTTCAGTAATGCCAATTTTTATGAGTCTTTGACTACATACCTTAATGGGCCTCTGCTAGTAGAAAGTAGACAGGGTACATGATGAAGCATCTTGCAGCCACCCGACGCTCCTATGAGGATTGCCTTGCTATGCTGTGCTTAGGAATCAGTTGCATTTATTCTTTATCAATTACAGTAGAATATTTGTGTTCTTGCTCAAACGAAGAGGTTTCTACATTGTTGCTATATTAAGAAAATAGCTTTAGAAGTGCTTTGAAAAAGCATATATAACCCTGAAATTGTTCTTTATTATTATGAGCATGATGATGTTATCTGAAGCTATACTATTTTTTTCACAAGCCATGTTATTTCTTTATAGGTCACGAGGGACACCATACACAGATGCGGAACTAAAGGTATCGCAATCCTGTCACCCTGCTCTACCTCTAGTCCTCTGTTCAGTATGATTTGAACTTGTCCCACCTAGCattgtcatcttccatattgTGCCGATATTGATTGTTTTTTATGTTGATCATATATTGCTGATAAAGTATCTAAGCTGACCTTAAGATCCTTAAGTTGTCACGCTGAATTGATTTTCTGTGGAAAATAAGCACTTTAAGAACTTATATTGGTTTTCCATCGGATTTCCTTTAAGAACTTTGATGTTTGATAGAAGTTCGATGTCAAGATCAAAATTAGCACCTTTACTGCAAATCTGATGTTTATTGCCAAAGTTTAAGATTGCTTCTCCTTTGGTTGAAGCAATCAGTTAAGTTTTAAATCTTTTCCAATTACATATCAATGTATTTAGGTGGTTTCTGAGGGAAGCTGATTATGAGTAGGATTAATAAAACCACTTGTGTGCCAACTCTGTTATCTCCCTCACATTTCCTGATACCTGTTGTATAGCCTGTTTGAAGTACATATCAATGTATTTAGGTGCTTTCTGTTCTCTCCCTCGCATTTCCTTACTGGAAATTCTTAAGGCCGCGCTTGGAATGTCAGTTGAAACCCTGTCGAGAAAAAGCGTCTGCGTCGTTTTGTTGTGCCTGCCGAAAACGGCGGTATTTTCTGGAGCATGGGGGTTCCGTGAAATATACGGGTCAGTCATCGCGTGAAACCCGCGTGGGAAAAAAATGGGGAAGAGAAATATCCGGTGAACCAAGCGCTGACTAGGGGAAGTGTTCCGGCTTCTTACAGCTGTTTTGGCTAAAATACGCTCAACCAAACGCGGCCTAAGCAGTCGTATAGCCTGTTTGATGGTTAATTTGTGAGAGGGTTGGGTTGAGAAATATTTGGAATAAGTGGTGGCTATATTGGTGAATGGTTAAATCAACAGAAAAAGGATTTGTTCCCAAAATCAAGAATTGCAAGCAATCTTGTACGTCCACGCATCAAATTGTTAGGATTATTTAGGGTAATAAAGACCTCCCTAAGATCTGGGAACCTAAGGATTTTTTGGTATGTTTGTCATGTCTGACCAATGTGGTTTTGTTTTCTGACTTTGGGTTGTCATCTGCAGAGTGCTTTTAGAACAAAAGCAATGGAGGTCCATCCTGATCAAAATCAAGATAATAGAGGTGGTTTAACGCCTTCCTTCATTTCTTCGTGGATACTGTGTTTCTCCATGTGCAATTTTTTTGTGCTGTATAGTTACTAATACCATGAAGGTTTTATCTGGTGCAGAGACGGCAGAAGAAGAGTTCAAGGAGGTTGTCAAATCTTACGAGGCAATAAAACTTGAGAGGAAAAATAACGCAAATTGATGCGTATATCCAGCTTGACTGGCTCTTCCATGGAATAGCTTGGTCTCTGTTGTTACAACCCTGTATACGCGGCTTGCAGGCCATGCCATCAGGCATCAGGTGAATGGCCAAGAAGAATCTTCTGTGGCTCCTGCGGGCCTACAGGCAAATTTTATCTGTGAGTTTGTTCTTGGAAAAGCACACGTCTCTGATATAGACTAGGATATTGTCGACAAAGGTACAAACAGCGTGTTTCTGTTTGCGTAGCTAGCGACTTGACCATAGGCTGGGCAAGGATCGAACAATTTTGTTGCCACCTGAGATGGGACTATGTGTTCCAGTGATGTACACCTCATGGTTAGTATTTAATTGCGCGGAAACTAAAGATCTGATGGAAATAAAAAGTATCAGTACATAGCGGGTTTTTTATTATTCGGTTGAGCGGTTCAACAGCGTTGTAAACTTGTATATACTGAGTTGCTATGCAGCAATGATGCATCTTCAAACAAGTATAATCGTTACAGAAATGCAGTTGTTTGGTGCTTATTATTGGTGAAGAATTGCTTGTCAATTCCTGTGAGACGTCCCAGTTTTACAGTTCAGAATGGTTCATCAGCTTTGGTGGCGACGAGCTCCAAGCTCCAAGCGTAGTAATGCAGCAAGAGCATCCGGTCTAATCTTGGGTTGAGACACATCGAAGTTTTGAAAAGATTATCAAAGTGTTCGTAAAATAGTGTATTATACTCCGTATATACCATAGAAACCTGCAAAATTTCTTAAAAAATACTATCAGATGACCTGTGCATTTTCTTCAGTCAGTTTCAACTCTGAACTCTGAACTCCCGCGTGCTGTGCTACAGCCTACAGCGTCAGGTCAGTctgccccgggaaaccgaggacgaACCACCAAAATGCAGCGCCTCTCCgcccctctccgccgccgcctctccaccGGCGCCGCCAGCGACCACACCCTCGCCTCCTCCGCGGAGCTCGCGTACCGCCTGCTCCGCCGCCACAGCTCCGACCCGCAGAAGCTCGCCTCCGCGCTGTCCGCGTCGGGGCTCGACGCCACCTCCCCGCGCCTCCTCGACGCCGTGCTCCGCCGCTGCGGCGCCGCGTCCTCCCTCGCGCTCGACTACTTCCACTGGTgctcgccgtcgctgccctccGCGCCGCTCCCCTCCTCGCTCGCGCTCCTCGCCAAGTACTTCTCGCGCGCGTCCGCCGCGCCCAGCcccgccctcctcgcgccgctgcCCTCccacctcctctcctcctccatcctctcgcccgtgctccgccgcctcccgccgccgcgcgccctgcCCTTCGCGCTCTCGCTCCTCGCCTCCCGCCCCGACCACGAccacccctccctcttcctctccctcctcgAGTCCCTCTCCAAGACCGgccacgtcgccgccgccgagcgcctCGTCGAGGAGCTCCACACCCGTCTCCCGCTCTCCATCCGCCACTACACCGCCCTGCTCTACGGGTGGTGCCGCCAGGGCAAGCTCGACGAGGCCAAGCACGTGCTCGCCCGCATGAAGACCGCGGACGTCGCCCCGGACGTCGTCGTCTTCAACACCCTCCTCGCGGGGTTCGTCGCCGACGGCAGGTTCGAGGACGCGTTCGAGCTGACAAAGGAGATGGATCGACAGGACTGCCCTCCCAATGCCGTGTCCTACACCACCCTGATGCAGGGGCTCGGGTCCAGGGGCAGGGTTGATGAGGTAATGAGGGTGTTTGTTGAAATGCGCAGGAAGGGATGCGCACCGGATTCTGTCACGTACGGCACCCTGGTCAGCGCGTTCTGCAAGGCCGGCAGGGTAGCCCAGGGGTACGAGTTCCTGGATGCAATGTCGAGGGACGCGCTGCGGGTGGATCCTGCCGTGTACCTTGGGTTCTTTGTGGCGCATGAGAGGAAGGAGCAGCTGGAGGAGTGCCTGGAGCTGATGGAGCGGATGAGGGAGTGCAAGTGCCCCCCAGACCTCAGTATCTACAATGTGGTGATCCGGTTGTCCTGTAAGCTCGGAGAGACGAAACAAGCCGTGGCGTTGTGGAACGAGATGGAGAATAGCGGGCTCAGTCCTGGGGTCGACTCGTTCGCAATCATGGTGAATGGGCTTGTTGGGCAGGGGTCGCTGGTCGACGCGTGCAATTACTTCAAAGACATGGTTGGGAGGGGCCTATTTGTCGCACCACAGTATGGAATGCTGAAGGACCTCCTCAATGCGTTGGTCAGAGATGAGAAACTTGAGCTTGCAAAGGATGTTTGGGGTTGCATTCTAAGCAAAGGCTGTGAACTAAATGTGAGTGCATGGACAATCTGGATCCATGCGTTGTATGCGAAGAAACATGTCAAGGAGGCATGCTTGTATTGCTTGGACATGCTTGAGGCAGGGCTGATGCCACAGCCTGACACATTTGCAAAGCTCATGAAGGGACTGAAGAAGCTGTACAACAGACAGATTGCTGCTGAAATTACTGAGAAGgtgaggttgatggcggaggagagaCATGTCAGCTTTAAAATGTATAAGAGGCGTGGGGTGAGGGATCTTGAAGAGAAGCCTAAGTCAAAGAAAAAGAGAGGGCAGAAGCGGAGTAACGGGAGGCGGACTGTTCAAGATCAATCTAAAGAACATGCCGACCTTTCGGATTCTGTTGACGATGAAGAATTCTCCAGCTGAATTGACATAGGAGCAAAAGAGGTAATGTGCCACTGGATCTTCACTTGATTGAATTGTTCTTGGGACCAGTTGGTTTATGAAGCAACTGATAAGGAAATACTGGTCTTGCTGAAAATGGAGCCGATTTGCAGTATTTGCTACTGGCACCTCATCTGGAGGCATGGGCGAAGTGACACTGTGTTCCATATCTGAAGTTCATTTGCCAGCATGTACTCAAGTATTCAAACCTTTCAGGGCCCAATGGACCTTTCAGTGCGAAAAATATAGCCAATTTATAATACGACTGGCTGGAGCCTGGAAGTGAGTTCAGCTTTTCTGATCTAGGCTTGTTTACCACCAGAAGATTGACCCAAAACAAGCTTGAGCTGAGATTGAAGATGCTAGGGATAAATGCAACAGGTCGCAATTACACAAGTAACAAACTCCTCCACCCCATCAATTATGTCATCGAGAGTTAGTTACTGGCTTAGTGGCTTACTGTAGGAATATACCTAAACACACTTGAAAGTGTAATGTTGGTAGTTGGTGCAGAATATGTGCACTGTGGTTGCCAAGTTTGTACCAGCTTATATCCTAtatctgagtagatattacttctACTTTTTTTTATTGAAATATGCAAAACCATATAAATTCATAAATTTCATTCTGAGATATATCTTTTCGCTCCTGCAATTGGTTAACATCTGACATTTGGAGGGCTGGACTGGTATATGTGATAGCCCCTGCTAGTTATTTGATGCGTATTTGGTTGCCAACGAACGAAAATACTTGATGCAAGAGGTCGTCTCGAGGCCAAGAGGGGCTACCTAGATGGTCATGTCATCCCAAGTGCTAATCCGTCGGGTTCAACTCATCATTAGATAACATCAAGCTTTGCGCTAAAATTAAATCTTGTGTCATTGGGAACTCTAAAACTAGAGGTGATGCACTCTTTAGCGTCTGCCATTGCTGTGACATGCTGTCTGGCATTCTGTGCTGGCATTTACCGAAGGGGTGCAAGACAAATGCCAGCCTGCAAACCAGAGTTCCCATCTTAATTGGCTATTGCGTTATATGCATGGAAATCCCTAGTTTCTGTGGTCTATTATTTCCAACTGTATTTTTCACTTATCTTTCTCAGCTTTCTCTGTTGGCTTATATCCCTAGCGGTTGTGTTGTTTTTCTGGAGTCCAAAAACCATGAAACCACTTGAACATGTTCAGACTCCAAGCCCATACAAATCAGCCTGTTGGAGTGTGAACCTAGAAATCTTATTTGTGGCAAATGAAGTGCAAAAGGATACAGAATTCTAGATGAGGGAGTGCAAGTGCCCCCCAGACCTCAGTATCTACAAAGTGGTGATCTGGTTGTCCTGTAAGCTTGGAGAGACAAAACAAGCTGTGGCATTATGGAACGAGATGGAGAATAGCGGGCTTAGTCCTGGGGTCGACACGTTTGCAATCATGGTGAATGGGCTTGTTGGGCAGGGGTCACTGGTCGAGGCATGCAATTATTTTAAGGACATGGTTGGGAGGGGCCTCTTTGTCGCACCACAGTACGGAGTGCTGAAGGACCGCCTCAATGCTTTAGTCAGAGATGAGAAACTTGAGCTTGCAAAGGATATTTGGGGTTGCATCCTCACCAAAGGTTGTGAACTAAATGTGAGGCATGAACAATCTGGATCCATGCGCTTTTGCGAAGAAACATGTCAAGGAGGCATGCTTGTATTGCTTGGACATGCTTGAGGCAGGGCTGATGCCACAGCCTGACACATTTGCAAAGCTAATGAAGGGACTGAAGAAGCTGTACAATAGACAGATTGCTGCTGAAATTACTGAGAAGGTGAGGTTGATGGCAGAGGAGAGACATGTCAGCTTTAAAATGTATAAGAGGCGTGGGGCGAGGGATCTTGAAGAGATGCCTAAGTCAAAGAAAAGAAGAGGGCAGAAGCGGAGTAGTGGGAGGCAGACTGTTCGAGGTCAATCTAGAGGACGTGCCGACCTTTCGGATTCTGTTGACGATGAAGAACTCTCCAGCTGAATTGACACAGAAGCGTAAAGCCTTATGGATCTTCACTTTATTGAATTTTTCACGGGATCGGTTGGTTTATGCAGCAACCAACAAGGAATTATAGGTCTTGCTGAAAATGGAGTAGATACTGCAGTTCTTCCACTGGCAACTCATATTGATACATTGGCCAAGTAACACTGATCCTATTCAAAGTCCATCTGCCAGTACGTACTTCAGTAGTCCAAACCTTTGAGGGGATATTTATATTGAGGCCTTTCAGTGCCAGTGCAAATTTGACTGGAACCGAGTCCAGCCTGTCCGAGCTAGGGTAATGCTTGAACTAGCTTGTTAGCCTCTGGAAGATTGACCCAAAACAAGTTTGAGCTGAGGTTGAAGATGCTAGGAAATGCACCAGTTCGCAACTACACACGTTACCCTTCTACTCGATCAATCACGACGTCAAGAGTTACTGAGTTAGTAGCATGATGTCACAGGTTCAACTTTCTCTTTTACTTTTCATGCTTATCTTTTCATACTTACTGTACAAAATATACCTAAACCCGCATAAAAGTCTGATCTTGGTAGTTAGTACAGAATGAtcatttttcgagaaaacgcaaaggacctttgcgcttcatttcattgaaaagatagaataGGTTTACAACCTCCTAAGAGGTGGGTTACAAGAAACAGTTTTTACATCAGTGTACATCCCAGGTTGATGGCAGAACTACACGTAGTCCCCTAGCACCGGCCTTTGCCCATGAGCTAATCTCTTCCTTGATCATGGAAAGTAGGAGTGTGATTGATGGCCGGGCACCCTCAAAAACGCAGGAGTTTCGGTGTTTCCAAACCATCCATGGGATGAGGAGGGTGGCAGAGGCAAGGCCTTTGCGCAGTGGCTTGGGAGTGTCCAATCTTGCGCGTCGCCACCAGTCCATGATGGATGGCTCGTGGTCAGGGGCAGCCGTAGTCATCCTAAGCCATGCAAGGGTCTCGTGCCAAGCCTGTCGGGTGAAGGGGCATTCAAGCATCAAGTGTCGCATGGACTCAGGTGCCTGGTCGCAAAGCAAGCACCTGGCATGGTGTGGGAGTCCGTGTCTAGCAAGGCGCTCAGCGGTCCAGCATCTGTCAAGGTTGGCGAGCCAATGGAAGAACTTCACCTTCGGCGGCGCCCAGGTTCTCCAGATGAGCCTCCAGGAGTAACAAGCTGTTGATCCGTGGAAGGTGGCTAGATAGCATGAGCGAGCAGTGTATGTGCCAGCGGCAGTCCACTTCCATATCAGTCTGTCCGCTGAGTCGGTGAGAGGGGTATCCTGGATCGAGAGCCATAGCTGAAGGTACTGGCCGATCTCATGTACCCCAAGCACGCCCTGGATGTCTCTTGCCCAGCTGTTCCCTTGGAGCCCATCAGCCACAGTCCTAGATTTGCGGCGTCTCTTGGGGATGCAGTTGTATAGCAAGGGTGCGATCTCCTTGATGGCTTTACCGTTGACCCACCGGTCCTCCCAAAATAGGGCTTTCTGCCCATTGCCAATGCGCATGGTCGTCGACGCGAAGAAGAGTGCTCGCTCCTCCTCAGAAAACTGTAAGTCCAGGCCGCTCCAGGCTCTGCCATCGTCCGTGCGGGACAGCCATAGCCATCTGAGTCTGAGGGCAAGCCCTGCCCGCCCAATGTCTTGGACGCCGAGACCGCCAAGGGATAGGGGCCGGCACACACGGCTCCAATTAACATGACAATGGCCGCCGTTGGCGGCAGCGCGTCCGGCCCATAGGAAGCCACGCTTGACCTTCTCGATCATCTTTAGCGATTTCTTCGGTGGTGCATAGACCAGCAGCTGATGTATAGGAATGGCACAGAGCACAGACTTGACCATGGCTAGGCGCCCTGCCTTGTTCATGAGCCCAGCCTTCCAGGTTGGCAGGCGGCCGGCAATGCTGTCGACAATAGGCTGGAGCTGAGCAGCGGTCGGTCGCCTGATCGTGAGCGGGATGCCAAGGTAGGTGATAGGGAGGGCTGCCACCGGGCAGCCAAGGCGCTCAGCAGCCAGCGCAATATCCTCC contains:
- the LOC124704151 gene encoding uncharacterized protein LOC124704151: MSSPEGDKDKPAAGREQEGRPSKAWGILIFGLVGAASATLAVAQVRRGVGWFYTQLNKVQTTSAWRKTSNSSSGSFSEDARRRYHQRMQQEFEDEQERVQRIRHMQSVFNRERNKFRNSYESWKENGPPGGYNYIPRDDWYWQSDTSNSENKNKRTYTPAGPRGYPMSHHYSVLGLDRSRGTPYTDAELKSAFRTKAMEVHPDQNQDNRETAEEEFKEVVKSYEAIKLERKNNAN
- the LOC124700411 gene encoding pentatricopeptide repeat-containing protein At3g49730-like, with translation MQRLSAPLRRRLSTGAASDHTLASSAELAYRLLRRHSSDPQKLASALSASGLDATSPRLLDAVLRRCGAASSLALDYFHWCSPSLPSAPLPSSLALLAKYFSRASAAPSPALLAPLPSHLLSSSILSPVLRRLPPPRALPFALSLLASRPDHDHPSLFLSLLESLSKTGHVAAAERLVEELHTRLPLSIRHYTALLYGWCRQGKLDEAKHVLARMKTADVAPDVVVFNTLLAGFVADGRFEDAFELTKEMDRQDCPPNAVSYTTLMQGLGSRGRVDEVMRVFVEMRRKGCAPDSVTYGTLVSAFCKAGRVAQGYEFLDAMSRDALRVDPAVYLGFFVAHERKEQLEECLELMERMRECKCPPDLSIYNVVIRLSCKLGETKQAVALWNEMENSGLSPGVDSFAIMVNGLVGQGSLVDACNYFKDMVGRGLFVAPQYGMLKDLLNALVRDEKLELAKDVWGCILSKGCELNVSAWTIWIHALYAKKHVKEACLYCLDMLEAGLMPQPDTFAKLMKGLKKLYNRQIAAEITEKVRLMAEERHVSFKMYKRRGVRDLEEKPKSKKKRGQKRSNGRRTVQDQSKEHADLSDSVDDEEFSS